A genomic stretch from Telopea speciosissima isolate NSW1024214 ecotype Mountain lineage chromosome 7, Tspe_v1, whole genome shotgun sequence includes:
- the LOC122666887 gene encoding uncharacterized protein LOC122666887 — protein MSATVLSDSMAKSVPESQSTTVKTSNAQVEVEFAKCECCGLTEECTPAYIARVRDRYQGRWICGLCAEAVKDEIGRSDRLISAEEALHRHMNFRKNFRSSSPPTNPTEHLISAMKQLFRRSLDSPRALRSTPTSPLRTEEEKRVPTLTRSGSCLPALAR, from the coding sequence ATGTCTGCTACGGTTCTCAGTGATTCTATGGCGAAGTCTGTTCCAGAATCTCAATCGACCACCGTTAAGACAAGTAACGCACAGGTGGAAGTGGAGTTTGCCAAATGTGAATGCTGCGGATTAACAGAGGAATGCACGCCTGCTTACATAGCAAGAGTTCGAGACAGGTATCAAGGTCGATGGATCTGCGGTCTTTGTGCCGAAGCTGTCAAGGATGAGATTGGTAGATCGGATAGGCTCATTAGCGCTGAAGAAGCTTTGCATCGGCACATGAACTTCCGCAAGAATTTCAGATCTTCTAGTCCTCCGACGAACCCTACGGAACATCTGATATCCGCTATGAAGCAGCTGTTCCGGAGAAGCTTGGATTCTCCAAGGGCCCTGAGGTCGACTCCGACTAGTCCTCTCAGAACGGAAGAGGAGAAACGTGTTCCAACCCTCACTCGATCCGGAAGCTGCCTCCCAGCTCTGGCTCGTTGA